In Nocardioides marinus, one DNA window encodes the following:
- the ftsZ gene encoding cell division protein FtsZ, with product MREARAVAAQNYLAIIKVVGIGGGGVNAVNRMIEVGLKGVEFIAINTDAQALLMSDADVKLDIGRELTRGLGAGANPEVGGRAAEDHADEIEEVIKGADMVFVTAGEGGGTGTGGAPVVARIARSLGALTIGVVTRPFAFEGRRRANSAEEGIAALRDEVDTLIVIPNDRLLSISDRNVSVLDAFKQADQVLLQGVSGITDLITTPGLINLDFADVKSVMANAGSALMGIGSARGEDRSVAAAEMAVSSPLLEASIDGAHGVLLSIAGGSDLGLFEINEAAALVAQAVHPEANIIFGATIDDALGDEVRVTVIAAGFDGGTPKRRDEGTVLRREPKPQQTQEETRAAVAAAVAQRRPDEAAPQAPSPAGQAQPSSQQSARPTTPAPRPAPRQVEFDDDDLDVPDFLK from the coding sequence ATTCGAGAGGCGAGAGCCGTGGCAGCACAGAACTACCTGGCCATCATCAAGGTCGTCGGTATCGGTGGTGGTGGTGTGAACGCCGTCAACCGGATGATCGAGGTCGGTCTGAAGGGCGTGGAGTTCATCGCCATCAACACCGACGCGCAGGCGCTGCTCATGAGCGACGCCGACGTGAAGCTCGACATCGGCCGCGAGCTCACCCGCGGCCTCGGTGCCGGCGCCAACCCCGAGGTCGGGGGGCGCGCCGCCGAGGACCACGCCGACGAGATCGAGGAGGTCATCAAGGGCGCCGACATGGTCTTCGTGACCGCCGGCGAGGGTGGCGGCACCGGCACCGGCGGCGCGCCCGTCGTGGCGCGCATCGCCCGCTCGCTGGGCGCACTGACCATCGGCGTCGTGACCCGCCCGTTCGCCTTCGAGGGACGCCGTCGGGCCAACTCCGCCGAGGAGGGCATCGCGGCGCTCCGCGACGAGGTCGACACCCTCATCGTGATCCCCAACGACCGGCTGCTGTCGATCTCCGACCGCAACGTGTCGGTCCTCGACGCCTTCAAGCAGGCCGACCAGGTGCTGCTGCAGGGTGTCTCCGGCATCACCGACCTCATCACCACCCCGGGCCTGATCAACCTCGACTTCGCCGACGTGAAGTCGGTCATGGCCAACGCCGGCTCGGCCCTGATGGGCATCGGCTCGGCCCGCGGGGAGGACCGCTCGGTCGCCGCCGCGGAGATGGCGGTCTCCTCGCCCCTGCTCGAGGCCAGCATCGACGGAGCCCACGGCGTCCTGCTCTCGATCGCCGGTGGCTCCGACCTCGGCCTGTTCGAGATCAACGAGGCCGCCGCGCTGGTGGCCCAGGCCGTGCACCCCGAGGCCAACATCATCTTCGGTGCCACCATCGACGACGCCCTCGGCGACGAGGTCCGGGTGACGGTGATCGCTGCCGGCTTCGACGGCGGCACCCCCAAGCGTCGCGACGAGGGCACGGTGCTGCGCCGCGAGCCCAAGCCGCAGCAGACGCAGGAGGAGACCCGCGCGGCCGTCGCCGCCGCGGTCGCCCAGCGCCGTCCCGACGAGGCTGCCCCGCAGGCGCCCTCGCCGGCAGGCCAGGCCCAGCCGAGCAGCCAGCAGTCGGCCCGCCCGACCACGCCGGCACCCCGCCCGGCCCCGCGCCAGGTCGAGTTCGACGACGACGACCTCGACGTGCCGGACTTCTTGAAGTAG
- a CDS encoding FtsQ-type POTRA domain-containing protein, whose translation MSQERTRRAFLRRRWARRWLSWRRALLVLLVVGLLGLGAYAVWFSAWLRAEQVSVTGADQLSVAEVERVAAVPLDEPLARVDLDAVSTRVQSLAVVKEVDVVRGWPHTVEITVVEREAVAVVQIGASLRGLDEDGVVFRDFASPPADLPRVQTSSGATTESLREAAAVVSALPDDLVPRVDHVSVATVDQIELALRDGRTVVWGSAEDSAQKAEVLEVLLGQEASVYDVSVPSNPTTRQ comes from the coding sequence GTGAGCCAGGAGCGCACCCGCCGGGCCTTCCTCCGCCGCCGCTGGGCCCGCCGATGGTTGTCGTGGCGCCGGGCGCTGCTCGTGCTCCTCGTCGTGGGCCTGCTGGGGCTGGGTGCGTACGCCGTGTGGTTCTCCGCCTGGCTGCGCGCCGAGCAGGTGTCGGTGACGGGGGCCGACCAGCTCTCGGTCGCGGAGGTCGAGCGGGTGGCTGCCGTGCCGCTCGACGAGCCGCTGGCCCGGGTCGACCTCGACGCCGTCTCCACGCGCGTGCAGTCCCTGGCCGTCGTCAAGGAGGTCGACGTCGTGCGCGGCTGGCCGCACACGGTCGAGATCACCGTCGTGGAGCGTGAGGCCGTCGCCGTGGTCCAGATCGGCGCCAGCCTGCGGGGCCTGGACGAGGACGGCGTGGTGTTCCGCGACTTCGCGTCGCCTCCGGCCGACCTGCCCCGCGTCCAGACCTCGTCGGGCGCCACCACCGAGAGCCTGCGCGAGGCGGCCGCGGTCGTCTCCGCCCTGCCCGACGACCTCGTGCCGCGCGTGGACCACGTCTCCGTGGCCACCGTCGACCAGATCGAGCTGGCCCTGCGCGACGGTCGCACCGTGGTGTGGGGGAGTGCCGAGGACTCCGCCCAGAAGGCCGAGGTCCTCGAGGTCCTGCTGGGCCAGGAGGCGTCGGTCTACGACGTCTCGGTCCCCAGCAACCCCACGACCCGCCAGTAA
- the murC gene encoding UDP-N-acetylmuramate--L-alanine ligase: MPDEILPADDLGRVHFVGIGGAGLSAIARIMAASGIEVTGSDDADTPFLPSLRELGVTIHRGYDAEHLGDLGAGDSVVVTTAAREDNPEVAEARRRGLRLLPRSAGLAATMAGRQVVAVAGTHGKTTTTSLLTCALLACDADPTYAVGGLLSTTGRNADAGAGPLFVAEADESDGAFLVYSPFAAVVTNVAADHLDQWGTEEAYRAAFTEFVGRIDSDGFLVACTDDPGAADLRAVAAARDLTFVAVGEGEDAEVRAVDVVLEGGTSAFTVLDRGEELGRVTLRIPGRHYVLDALGALAAGLRLGLPFAGLRAGLESFTGTGRRMELKGEVDGVRVYDSYAHQPIEIAGDLEAARSLAGEGRVVVAYQPHLVSRTRLFGTAMGQALGAADEVVVLDVYLAREDPDPAVTGALVAGAVPLPPERVAFVPDQADVPAELVARARPGDVVLTLGAGSITEIGPQVLDLLRRALP, translated from the coding sequence GTGCCCGACGAGATCCTGCCGGCAGACGACCTGGGGCGTGTGCACTTCGTCGGCATCGGTGGCGCGGGCCTGTCGGCGATCGCGCGCATCATGGCGGCCTCGGGCATCGAGGTCACCGGCTCCGACGACGCCGACACCCCCTTCCTGCCCAGCCTGCGCGAGCTGGGGGTCACCATCCACCGCGGGTACGACGCCGAGCACCTCGGCGACCTGGGCGCCGGCGACTCGGTCGTGGTCACGACCGCGGCCCGTGAGGACAACCCCGAGGTGGCGGAGGCGCGTCGTCGCGGGCTGCGGCTGCTGCCGCGCTCGGCCGGGCTGGCCGCGACGATGGCGGGCCGCCAGGTCGTCGCGGTCGCCGGGACCCACGGCAAGACCACCACGACCTCGCTGCTGACCTGCGCACTGCTCGCCTGCGACGCGGACCCGACGTACGCCGTCGGGGGGCTGTTGTCGACCACCGGCCGCAACGCCGACGCCGGTGCCGGCCCGCTCTTCGTCGCCGAGGCCGACGAGAGCGACGGTGCCTTCCTGGTCTACTCGCCCTTCGCGGCCGTCGTCACCAACGTGGCCGCGGACCACCTCGACCAGTGGGGCACCGAGGAGGCCTACCGCGCGGCCTTCACCGAGTTCGTGGGGCGCATCGACTCCGACGGCTTCCTCGTCGCCTGCACCGACGACCCCGGGGCCGCCGACCTGCGTGCGGTGGCCGCGGCCCGCGACCTGACGTTCGTGGCGGTGGGGGAGGGCGAGGACGCCGAGGTCCGCGCCGTCGACGTCGTGCTCGAGGGCGGCACCTCCGCCTTCACGGTGCTCGACCGCGGTGAGGAGCTCGGTCGCGTGACCCTGCGCATCCCGGGTCGCCACTACGTCCTCGACGCGCTGGGCGCGCTGGCCGCCGGGCTGCGTCTCGGCCTGCCCTTCGCGGGCCTGCGCGCCGGCCTGGAGTCGTTCACCGGCACCGGTCGGAGGATGGAGCTCAAGGGCGAGGTGGACGGCGTCCGGGTCTACGACTCCTACGCCCACCAGCCCATCGAGATCGCCGGCGACCTCGAGGCCGCCCGCTCGCTGGCGGGGGAGGGGCGCGTCGTGGTCGCCTACCAGCCGCACCTGGTCTCCCGCACGAGGCTCTTCGGCACGGCGATGGGACAAGCGCTCGGCGCGGCCGACGAGGTGGTCGTCCTCGACGTCTACCTCGCCCGCGAGGACCCCGACCCCGCCGTCACCGGCGCCCTGGTGGCCGGGGCCGTCCCGCTGCCGCCCGAGCGGGTCGCGTTCGTGCCGGACCAGGCCGACGTGCCCGCCGAGCTGGTCGCCCGGGCCCGGCCCGGCGACGTCGTCCTCACGCTGGGGGCGGGCAGCATCACCGAGATCGGCCCGCAGGTCCTCGACCTGCTGCGCCGGGCGCTCCCGTGA
- the murG gene encoding undecaprenyldiphospho-muramoylpentapeptide beta-N-acetylglucosaminyltransferase, whose product MRILLAGGGTAGHTSPLLATADALRRLEPSAEITCLGTPRGLENTVVPAAGYPLELVPPVPLPRRPGADLLKVPGRLRAAVRATYDVIDRVRPDVVVGYGGYVSVPAYLAARRRRLPIVVHEQNALPGIGNKVGARVATRVCTSFPDTPLRGAEYVGLPIRRMISTLDRAAVRAEARAFFGLDPDRPTLMVTGGSQGAQSLNRSVSGAAAALAQAGVQVLHVQGKHGGAEPAPTSTPYVVLDFCDRMDLALAAADLTICRSGANSVVEAAATGLPAVFVPLPIGNGEQRLNALPVVEAGGALLVEDAELTTSWVVEHAVPLLTDPARLTAMSAAAASLVPRDADEVLARVVLEAAGRLA is encoded by the coding sequence ATGCGCATCCTGCTCGCCGGTGGTGGCACCGCCGGCCACACCTCGCCCCTGCTCGCGACCGCCGACGCCCTGCGACGGCTGGAGCCCTCTGCCGAGATCACCTGCCTCGGGACCCCGCGCGGGCTCGAGAACACCGTGGTCCCCGCCGCCGGCTACCCCCTCGAGCTGGTGCCGCCGGTGCCGTTGCCCCGGCGACCCGGCGCGGACCTGCTCAAGGTCCCCGGCCGGCTGCGTGCCGCGGTCCGGGCGACGTACGACGTGATCGACCGCGTGCGTCCCGACGTCGTCGTGGGCTACGGCGGTTACGTCTCGGTCCCCGCCTACCTCGCCGCCCGTCGGCGCCGGCTGCCCATCGTGGTGCACGAGCAGAACGCGCTGCCCGGCATCGGCAACAAGGTGGGAGCCCGGGTGGCCACCCGGGTCTGCACCAGCTTCCCCGACACCCCGCTGCGCGGCGCTGAGTACGTCGGCCTGCCGATCCGCCGGATGATCTCCACCCTCGACCGTGCGGCCGTCCGCGCCGAGGCGCGCGCCTTCTTCGGCCTCGACCCCGACCGGCCGACGCTGATGGTCACCGGGGGCTCGCAGGGTGCCCAGAGCCTCAACCGCTCGGTCTCGGGCGCGGCCGCGGCCCTCGCGCAGGCGGGGGTGCAGGTGCTGCACGTGCAGGGCAAGCACGGTGGCGCCGAGCCGGCCCCGACCTCCACGCCGTACGTGGTCCTCGACTTCTGCGACCGGATGGACCTCGCGCTCGCGGCGGCCGACCTGACCATCTGCCGCTCGGGCGCCAACTCCGTGGTCGAGGCGGCCGCCACCGGGCTGCCCGCGGTGTTCGTGCCGCTGCCGATCGGCAACGGCGAGCAGCGGCTCAACGCCCTGCCCGTGGTCGAGGCGGGCGGTGCGCTGCTGGTCGAGGACGCCGAGCTGACGACCTCGTGGGTCGTCGAGCACGCCGTCCCGCTGCTCACCGACCCCGCGCGCCTGACCGCGATGAGCGCCGCCGCGGCCTCGCTGGTCCCGCGTGACGCCGACGAGGTCCTGGCCCGGGTCGTGCTCGAGGCCGCGGGACGGCTCGCATGA
- the ftsW gene encoding putative lipid II flippase FtsW, with protein MTTTADETRLVTPGEQPAGRGRFAALASVREALDKPLTSYYLLLGASALLLTIGLIMVLSASSVYSFRVHDGDSYAVVRRQLMWLMIGLPAAFIASRLPLTFVRRASVWAYMASLLLLFLTIFLGTEINGNRNWLGVGGLAIQPSEVAKLALVLWAATVYANKERRLDSLHQLVVPVVPGMFLATGLVVAGRDLGTALVFGAILMGMLWVVGAPMRFFVLTFAVVGTIAAGFAITDGERWSRLTTFMDPFADFHDTGWQPAHGLYALSSGGWLGQGIGASQQKWGDLPEAHTDFIFAVLGEELGLVGTLLVVGLFLTIAFAALRVAHTTENAFVRYATFGIVVWLVGQMMINVGMVLALLPVIGIPLPLVSYGGSSLLPSLTALGLLIGFARREPEAARALAARRRSRSTGVSAGRVG; from the coding sequence GTGACCACCACCGCTGACGAGACCCGGCTGGTCACCCCGGGCGAGCAGCCGGCGGGACGGGGCAGGTTCGCTGCGCTGGCCTCGGTGCGCGAGGCGCTCGACAAGCCGCTGACGTCGTACTACCTGCTGCTCGGCGCCTCCGCGCTGCTGCTGACGATCGGCCTGATCATGGTCCTCAGCGCCTCGAGCGTGTACTCCTTCCGCGTCCACGACGGCGACTCCTACGCCGTGGTCCGACGGCAGCTGATGTGGCTGATGATCGGTCTGCCCGCGGCGTTCATCGCCTCGCGACTTCCCTTGACGTTCGTGCGTCGAGCATCGGTGTGGGCCTACATGGCCTCGCTGCTGCTGCTCTTCCTCACGATCTTCCTGGGCACCGAGATCAACGGCAACCGCAACTGGCTCGGGGTCGGCGGCCTGGCCATCCAGCCCTCGGAGGTGGCCAAGCTCGCGCTGGTGCTGTGGGCCGCCACGGTCTACGCCAACAAGGAGCGCCGCCTCGACAGCCTGCACCAGCTGGTGGTGCCGGTGGTGCCGGGCATGTTCCTGGCCACCGGCCTGGTCGTGGCCGGTCGCGACCTCGGCACCGCCCTGGTCTTCGGCGCGATCCTCATGGGCATGTTGTGGGTGGTCGGCGCCCCGATGCGCTTCTTCGTCCTCACCTTCGCCGTGGTCGGCACCATCGCCGCCGGGTTCGCGATCACCGACGGTGAGCGCTGGTCGCGACTGACCACGTTCATGGACCCCTTCGCCGACTTCCACGACACCGGCTGGCAGCCGGCGCACGGCCTCTACGCGCTCTCGAGCGGCGGCTGGCTGGGTCAGGGCATCGGCGCCTCGCAGCAGAAGTGGGGCGACCTGCCCGAGGCGCACACCGACTTCATCTTCGCCGTGCTCGGCGAGGAGCTGGGCCTGGTCGGCACGCTGCTGGTGGTGGGGCTCTTCCTCACGATCGCGTTCGCGGCCCTGCGGGTGGCCCACACCACCGAGAACGCCTTCGTCCGCTACGCCACCTTCGGCATCGTCGTGTGGCTGGTGGGCCAGATGATGATCAACGTCGGCATGGTGCTGGCGCTGCTGCCGGTCATCGGCATCCCGCTCCCGCTGGTCTCCTACGGCGGGTCCTCGTTGCTGCCCTCCCTGACCGCGCTGGGCCTGCTCATCGGCTTCGCCCGCCGCGAGCCCGAGGCGGCCCGTGCGCTGGCCGCGCGGCGTCGGTCACGCTCGACCGGGGTCTCGGCGGGTCGGGTCGGCTGA
- the murD gene encoding UDP-N-acetylmuramoyl-L-alanine--D-glutamate ligase yields MSAGDRPRPDLQALGQTDSWDGVRAVVAGFGVSGFAAADNLTHLGASVTVLDENPVGKEEQAELLGVLGADVRLGPGRTAALPADLDHVDVVVTSPGWRPDSPLLVQARERGIPVWGEVELAWRLRHPDHDTPWLAVTGTNGKTTTVQMLDAILRAAGLRSVAAGNVGLPLVEAVMDPVPHDVLAVELSSFQLHYTDSMSAQSAAVLNVAEDHLDWYPSMTEYAADKGRVFERVQRACVYNVADPTTEQLVRDAEVVEGARAIGITLGMPQPGMLGLVEGLLVDRAFIEERSTSAAELCTVDDLPSPAPHVVFNALAAAALARAHGVSQQAVRDGLRGFSLDGHRIAVVAEQDGITWVDDSKATNPHAALSSLRAYDPVVWVAGGLAKGARFDDLVASVRDRLRGAVLLGRDADVVAEALSRHAPDVPVIRVGTDETGADDGHGPMGRVVEAAASLAQPGDTVLLAPGCASMDQFAHYGARGDAFAAAVRAHLGG; encoded by the coding sequence GTGAGCGCCGGCGACCGCCCCCGCCCGGACCTCCAGGCCCTGGGGCAGACCGACTCGTGGGACGGCGTGCGCGCCGTGGTCGCCGGCTTCGGCGTCTCCGGCTTCGCCGCCGCGGACAACCTCACCCACCTCGGCGCCTCGGTCACCGTCCTGGACGAGAACCCGGTCGGCAAGGAGGAGCAGGCCGAGCTGCTCGGCGTCCTGGGCGCCGACGTGCGCCTGGGCCCCGGCAGGACGGCAGCCCTGCCCGCCGACCTCGACCACGTGGACGTCGTGGTCACCTCGCCGGGCTGGCGGCCCGACAGCCCGCTGCTGGTGCAGGCCCGCGAGCGCGGCATCCCCGTCTGGGGCGAGGTGGAGCTGGCGTGGCGCCTGCGCCACCCCGACCACGACACCCCCTGGCTGGCGGTGACCGGCACCAACGGCAAGACCACCACCGTGCAGATGCTCGACGCGATCCTGCGCGCAGCGGGGCTGCGCAGCGTCGCGGCGGGCAACGTGGGCCTCCCGCTGGTCGAGGCCGTCATGGACCCGGTCCCGCACGACGTGCTGGCCGTCGAGCTCTCCAGCTTCCAGCTGCACTACACCGACTCCATGAGCGCACAGTCCGCCGCGGTCCTCAACGTCGCCGAGGACCACCTCGACTGGTACCCCTCCATGACCGAGTACGCCGCCGACAAGGGCCGGGTCTTCGAGCGGGTGCAGCGGGCGTGCGTCTACAACGTGGCCGACCCCACCACCGAGCAGCTCGTCCGGGACGCCGAGGTGGTCGAGGGGGCCCGTGCCATCGGCATCACCCTCGGCATGCCCCAGCCCGGCATGCTCGGTCTCGTCGAGGGCCTGCTGGTGGACCGTGCCTTCATCGAGGAGCGCTCCACCAGCGCCGCGGAGCTGTGCACGGTCGACGACCTCCCCAGCCCGGCGCCGCACGTGGTCTTCAACGCCCTCGCCGCCGCAGCGCTCGCCCGCGCCCACGGCGTCTCCCAGCAGGCGGTGCGCGACGGCCTGCGTGGCTTCTCCCTCGACGGCCACCGGATCGCGGTCGTCGCCGAGCAGGACGGCATCACCTGGGTCGACGACTCCAAGGCGACCAACCCGCACGCGGCACTGTCCTCGTTGCGCGCCTACGACCCGGTCGTCTGGGTGGCCGGGGGACTGGCCAAGGGCGCACGCTTCGACGACCTGGTCGCCTCGGTGCGCGACCGGCTGCGCGGCGCGGTGCTGCTGGGCCGCGACGCGGACGTCGTGGCGGAGGCCCTGTCCCGACACGCGCCCGATGTGCCGGTCATCCGCGTCGGCACGGACGAGACTGGGGCCGACGACGGACACGGCCCCATGGGGCGCGTCGTGGAGGCAGCAGCCTCGCTCGCCCAGCCGGGCGACACGGTGCTGCTGGCCCCCGGATGCGCCTCGATGGACCAGTTCGCCCACTACGGCGCCCGCGGTGACGCGTTCGCCGCGGCCGTCCGGGCCCACCTCGGAGGCTGA
- the mraY gene encoding phospho-N-acetylmuramoyl-pentapeptide-transferase: MRAILLAGGISLLISLIGTRYAIRQFTKMGYGQEVRDDGPTSHHVKRGTPTMGGVVLIGASVVGYFAAKLITMTTPSASALLLLLLFVGTGLVGFLDDFIKIYKQRSLGLRSKAKIVGQTVVGLAFGILALSPLLEDDRGQRPASFSLSFIRDFDSFVLPAVVVVLLILLMVIATSNATNLTDGADGLLTGCSVMVFGAYTIVNIWQNNQWCRLEDITYGKCYEVRDPLDLAVIAAAITGACFGFLWWNAAPAQIFMGDTGSLALGAALAGLAILTRTELLLIVLGGVFVMETVSVMLQVTWFKATRRLTGTGKRLFRIAPIHHHFEMIWEEVTVVIRFWILAGLCVAGGLGIFYAEWVAGT; this comes from the coding sequence GTGAGGGCGATCCTGCTGGCGGGCGGCATCTCGCTGCTGATCTCGCTGATCGGCACCCGCTACGCCATCCGGCAGTTCACGAAGATGGGCTACGGCCAGGAGGTCCGCGACGACGGACCGACCAGCCACCACGTCAAGCGCGGGACCCCCACCATGGGCGGGGTCGTGCTCATCGGCGCCAGCGTGGTGGGCTACTTCGCGGCCAAGCTGATCACGATGACCACGCCCAGCGCCTCGGCGCTGCTGCTGCTCCTGCTCTTCGTCGGCACCGGCCTGGTGGGCTTCCTCGACGACTTCATCAAGATCTACAAGCAACGCAGCCTGGGCCTGCGCAGCAAGGCCAAGATCGTCGGTCAGACGGTGGTCGGCCTGGCCTTCGGCATCCTGGCGCTGAGCCCGTTGCTGGAGGACGACCGCGGCCAGCGGCCGGCGTCGTTCTCGCTCTCCTTCATCCGCGACTTCGACAGCTTCGTGCTGCCCGCGGTCGTGGTGGTGCTGCTGATCCTGCTGATGGTGATCGCCACCAGCAACGCCACCAACCTCACCGACGGCGCCGACGGCCTGCTCACCGGCTGCAGCGTGATGGTCTTCGGCGCCTACACGATCGTCAACATCTGGCAGAACAACCAGTGGTGCCGGCTCGAGGACATCACCTACGGCAAGTGCTACGAGGTGCGTGACCCGCTGGACCTCGCGGTCATCGCCGCGGCCATCACCGGGGCCTGCTTCGGCTTCTTGTGGTGGAACGCCGCGCCGGCGCAGATCTTCATGGGTGACACCGGCTCCCTGGCGCTGGGTGCGGCCCTGGCTGGCCTGGCGATCCTGACCCGCACCGAGCTGCTGCTGATCGTGCTCGGCGGCGTGTTCGTGATGGAGACGGTCTCGGTGATGCTCCAGGTGACCTGGTTCAAGGCCACCCGACGTCTCACCGGCACGGGCAAGCGGCTCTTCCGGATCGCGCCCATCCACCACCACTTCGAGATGATCTGGGAGGAGGTCACCGTGGTGATCCGCTTCTGGATCCTCGCCGGCCTCTGCGTCGCCGGTGGCCTCGGGATCTTCTACGCCGAGTGGGTCGCGGGCACGTGA
- a CDS encoding UDP-N-acetylmuramoyl-L-alanyl-D-glutamate--2,6-diaminopimelate ligase yields the protein MAAHACPGATWRGREPESVVVTGVTLSTRRVRPGDLYAGLPGARAHGADFAAEALAAGAVAVLTDPVGADRLPEGTPTLVVDDPRRVLGEVSAEVYGHPARSLTMIGVTGTQGKTTTTRLLEGGLAAAGHVAAVVGTVGTRIAGEDVRTALTTPEAPDLHGLFALMVERGVQVCAMEVSSHALVLGRVDGVVFDVAVFLNLGRDHLDFHETVEEYFEAKASLFTPERARRAVVCVDDEHGRLLAARTTLPVATVSVSSESADWRSAEVLPAPSRTDFDVVGPGGLRTPGGVPLAGGYNVSNALAAVAAAGEAGLDPVPVARGISGLAGVPGRLESVHAGQDFEVVVDYAHKPDAVEAAIGALRPLAAGRVIVVIGAGGDRDTGKRPLMGEIAARLADLVVVTDDNPRTEDPALIRSEVLSGTQQVSASERAEVVEVGERRAAIVHAVTEARRGDIVLIAGKGHETGQEVDGIVHPFDDREVALEALRSLPGPGEGAEST from the coding sequence CTGGCCGCGCACGCCTGCCCCGGGGCCACCTGGCGTGGCCGGGAGCCGGAGTCGGTCGTGGTCACCGGTGTCACCCTGAGCACCCGACGGGTCCGACCGGGCGACCTCTACGCGGGGTTGCCGGGCGCGCGGGCGCACGGGGCGGACTTCGCGGCCGAGGCCCTGGCCGCGGGGGCGGTCGCCGTGCTGACCGACCCGGTCGGTGCCGACCGGCTGCCCGAGGGCACGCCGACGCTGGTGGTCGACGACCCGCGGCGGGTCCTGGGTGAGGTCAGTGCCGAGGTCTACGGGCACCCGGCGCGCAGCCTGACGATGATCGGCGTCACCGGCACCCAGGGGAAGACGACCACGACCCGGCTGCTGGAGGGCGGACTGGCCGCGGCCGGTCACGTCGCTGCCGTGGTGGGGACGGTCGGCACCCGGATCGCCGGTGAGGACGTCCGGACCGCCCTGACCACCCCGGAGGCGCCCGACCTGCACGGCCTGTTCGCGCTGATGGTGGAGCGCGGGGTGCAGGTGTGCGCGATGGAGGTCTCCAGCCACGCCCTGGTCCTCGGACGTGTCGACGGGGTGGTCTTCGACGTCGCGGTCTTCCTCAACCTCGGGCGCGACCACCTGGACTTCCACGAGACCGTGGAGGAGTACTTCGAGGCCAAGGCGTCGCTGTTCACCCCCGAGCGGGCACGTCGTGCGGTCGTGTGCGTCGACGACGAGCACGGCCGTCTCCTGGCGGCCCGCACGACGCTTCCGGTGGCGACGGTGTCGGTGTCCTCGGAGTCCGCCGACTGGCGCAGCGCCGAGGTGCTCCCGGCGCCGAGCCGCACCGACTTCGACGTCGTGGGGCCCGGTGGCCTGCGCACCCCAGGTGGTGTCCCCCTGGCGGGCGGCTACAACGTCTCCAACGCCCTGGCCGCGGTGGCGGCCGCCGGGGAGGCCGGGCTCGACCCCGTCCCCGTGGCGCGCGGCATCAGTGGCCTGGCCGGGGTGCCCGGCCGCCTGGAGTCGGTCCACGCCGGTCAGGACTTCGAGGTCGTCGTCGACTACGCCCACAAGCCCGACGCCGTCGAGGCGGCGATCGGCGCGCTGCGGCCGTTGGCCGCCGGTCGGGTGATCGTCGTGATCGGCGCCGGTGGCGACCGCGACACCGGGAAGCGTCCGCTGATGGGGGAGATCGCCGCGCGGCTGGCCGACCTCGTCGTGGTCACCGACGACAACCCGCGCACCGAGGACCCCGCCCTGATCCGCAGCGAGGTCCTGAGCGGGACCCAGCAGGTGTCGGCCTCCGAGCGTGCCGAGGTGGTGGAGGTGGGGGAGCGCCGTGCGGCGATCGTCCACGCCGTGACCGAGGCCCGTCGCGGCGACATCGTGCTGATCGCCGGCAAGGGCCACGAGACCGGCCAGGAGGTCGACGGGATCGTGCACCCCTTCGATGACCGGGAGGTCGCCCTCGAGGCTCTCCGCTCGTTGCCCGGGCCGGGTGAGGGTGCGGAGAGCACGTGA